The uncultured Fretibacterium sp. genome includes the window GAGGGCGAATAGTTCCGGATTATTCCCAGCCATTGTCAAGTTACCGGAACTTAAAATTGACCAATAGCTGAAAGAACAGGCAGAACACCAGCAGAGCGGCCGTAAATTTCCTGTAACGCATGAGACGCCTCCGGTTGTTTCGTATTGACTTGACAGCCGGCGACGGTTCTGAGACTTACGGTCCTAAAGGGGGCGATCAATCTTTCTTGGCGCTGTCCAAAGCATACAGCCTGGAGCGTGCTTCTGCGTCTCCCTGCCCCGCAGCTTCACGATACCATTTGACAGCCTCTTCGCGGTCCTGTCCAACGCCCTCTCCTTTCTCGTACATTTGTCCCAGGTTGAACTGCGCCACAGCGTCTCCCTGCTCCGCCGCCTTACGATACCATTTTGCCGCCTCCGTGTCGTCCGGTGCGACGCCCCATCCCTTTCTGTACAGGAATCCCAGATTGCACTGCGAATCGGAATCTCCCTGCTCCGCCCCCCTGCGGTACAGCTCCGCAGCCCTTGCATAATCCTGCTTCACGCCACGGCCCTGCTCGTACATCAGGCCCAGGTTGAACTGCGCGGATGCAAGCCCCTGTTCAACGGCTCTGCCGTACCATTCCATGGCCTTGGTATAGTCCTGTTCAACGCCCTCTCCTCCGTAATACAGAACCCCAAGGTTGAACTGTCCCCAGGCGTCTCCCCGCTCCGCAGCCTCGCGAAAGCACTCCGCGGCCTTCACAAAATTCTGGCCGACACCCAGTCCCTCCGCATACATAAGAC containing:
- a CDS encoding tetratricopeptide repeat protein, translating into RDASTAASYRQAAEQGDAEAARRLALMYYEGEGLKQSYAKAAKWFRSALKNGDAEAPRYLGLMYAEGLGVGQNFVKAAECFREAAERGDAWGQFNLGVLYYGGEGVEQDYTKAMEWYGRAVEQGLASAQFNLGLMYEQGRGVKQDYARAAELYRRGAEQGDSDSQCNLGFLYRKGWGVAPDDTEAAKWYRKAAEQGDAVAQFNLGQMYEKGEGVGQDREEAVKWYREAAGQGDAEARSRLYALDSAKKD